One stretch of Chloroflexota bacterium DNA includes these proteins:
- a CDS encoding MoaD/ThiS family protein — translation MKINVKLFAVHRQLAGRREVFVEVSDGARVGDVWHALKAQVPQLGHLSDSVLAALNQDYAPLDAPVRAGDEIAFIPPVSGGAHVRGG, via the coding sequence ATGAAAATCAACGTCAAACTGTTTGCGGTCCACCGGCAGTTGGCCGGCCGGCGCGAGGTGTTCGTGGAAGTGTCCGATGGCGCCCGTGTCGGCGACGTGTGGCACGCGCTCAAGGCGCAGGTGCCGCAGCTCGGTCACCTGTCCGACAGCGTCCTGGCCGCGCTGAATCAGGACTACGCGCCGCTCGACGCGCCGGTGCGGGCCGGCGACGAGATCGCGTTCATCCCGCCAGTGAGCGGAGGCGCGCATGTTCGCGGTGGTTGA